GGTTACATCATactgaattaattgatcttTTACATGAGtatgatattgaaaatgtcGTTTTCGTGGGGTTAGCTTATGATTTCTGTGTTTTGAGATCAGCTATTGATAGTGTAAAAAATGGATTCAAAACATttgtattgaaaaattattgtgAATCAGTTTATCCAGAGAAAATTAATGACACAGATAAGCTATATACTGATAATGGTGTTATCATAGTTGGTAGTGATGAAAAAGTTGATCGTTTATttaactaaaaaaaaaaagaaaaaaatgaagacTCAATAGCAAGACTATGCTATTTAAcgaaatttgtttaataattgttcaCGTCGTTTGTTTACTAACCATTTAGTCacaatttcatttgtaggaatatcaataaaactcatttgtatttgttgcAGTTTTTCAAGctcttcttgttgtatTTCAGTATCGTTCAATTCCTTGCATCTCTTCTCTTCATAGGATACTAATGGATTGACTAGTTGAACCGTATCTTCATCTGAATAtttttcctcttcttcatcataaAACCCATAATAGTTCATCTCTATCAAATTGTCAGAACTCTTAGATTGACCTACTTTCCTTCGTCTTTTACCTCGATCCAtgtcatcattatcattatgtTTATGGGTTTTCCGATTCTTCTTATTCTCTTCAATCAACGATTTCACTTCTGATAATTCTTTAGCTCGACCAAAATATCGATAATATTTCCCTTTATCCAGATTATTCACTCGAATACCAgtattaatcaaatcattacCTGTCTTACCAGTATGTCGAATATAATCATTCCCATGTAATTTATCTCGTATGTGGTATTCCCATCgtcttttttcattaaataattcattcaattgatcattTATTTCCCGGATTTTATCATCTagtatttcaaaatcattgatttctgtcaatttattagaaaTTTCTCCAATTATTGATCGTCGCCAACCTTCAGCTTGTGATAATTGGGTGACTGAATGGATGTTTTTCGGTcgttgatgataatgataattgattgatactgatgatgattgtgATTGATAAAATCTATTTAAACTCGATTgagctttttctttatttcgTGACATAATCACAGATGTggttgtttattattagatatGTATACTTCAAGGTGTTTAATGACAATTTGAGATGTGCATCCAAAAAATTGAGTTTACTATTGCCATTATTGGCGTGAAATACACGACCAACACCAAATCATTGATATGGTTAAATGAAAGATATCACTTTTAATTACTTCTTGAATGATATATGACTAAACATATTGTTTGCATCCAATAGTAACCTACAGTTACTGGTTCACTATTTTTAATGCAGCTACATGTGTCTATTATCTTACATACCTCTAAACTTATTCTTTGATGCCATTCTACGACCTTCGTATCTTTGTTTAGTTCTACCACCATCTTTACTCTTCCAACTATCCAgattttcatcatcactatGACCgttattgttgaatttcTGTTTCGTGGATTTCGATTTGGATTTTTGTGGTACAAATGTTAATTCAGCTTCACCACGAGCATGACGACGTAATCTAGCATCTTTAGCATTACTAATACCATTGTtgtgtttgttttgtttagaaattttgtttaatttatttacttGAGAACCAAATGATACTGATGCTTTATCAGTATTTGTCAAAGATGTTGATGACGATTGTTCAGATAAgattttcatttcattttggaatttctttgaatcttgctgttgttgttgtttggaTTTACGtattttgttcaattctTTACCAACTCTTTCTCTGGTTTCTGCTGCTTTAGTTTCATCTTCAGATTGGTCCTCTGAGTCAGAGTCTGATTcctcatcttcatcttctgaGTCTAATCCTATATGGTGTGAATGTTTCATGTTTAATCTTTCTTCGTCTGATTCTTCAGCTGCCGTTAATCCTCTTCCTCTTGAATTAGTAGTgccgttgttgttgctgatgCTGGTAGTGGTGATATCTTTGGTTGATTTAACTggattcaattgtttatattcATGAGATTCTTCGTCAATTTGGAAATCAGGGTTTTCAAACATTTCTCTAAAACGATCATCATTAACAATTGATTCGACGTAATCAGTGGCACCACCAGCATTACTGTCACCAGTACCATTTTCAGCAAATTTAGTTTGTAATTTATTGACCAATTCTTTATTGACCTTAATTTTCGTTGGTAAGTCATTACCATTTGAACTAGTAAGAattcttgattttctttcttcattgattttattggCAATTTCACGTTTACGTTGAtcataaattgaatttggatTACTAATCAAATTGACTTTATCATATAATTCagtattaatgaaaaaccCATGCATATATGACCGTAACACTTTGGATCCAATCAAATGagtcaaattcaatttcaccACTTCATCACGagtaataaatttataattggaATAGATTGAATCAGATGGtttttcttccaattcttcCGTAACATTATCCAAAAAGGAACACCAATTAGGAGCAGGACCCAAATTAGGGATATAGTAAGTATGCATGGGCATTCCTTCATTGGCCATGAAAAACATCCCTGATTGAGGTATATGAcaaatatcattaatatcaacTGTAGGTTCCATAGAAGCAAATGATTTACCATTAGTATGATCCCATATTTTCACAATTCTTTTATCACTAGTTAAAATCATTTCTGGTTTTAATGAATCTTGACAccaaatgatttttttaatatcatAACCATATCCTTGATCTTTGACTTGATAAGGTTGTGATGCACGTAAATCATATAATAATGTTTGTCCAGTGCTTGTCCCACAAGCAAAATTTAATGCATCTTGAGGTCGGAATGCAAGTGATGTAATACCACAAGAACTTTGTTCAGTACCAATactatttattaattgatcacTAACAAACATTTTCCCAGCTCTTTGTTTTGATCTTGGATCCCAAAATTCAACAGTACCATCATCTAAACCAGCACTTATTAATCCATGTACAGAATTAATATCAACAGCATTACACCCATTATCAACACTATCATCAATCATATCCAATTTCAAAGGAGATAAAAATCGACCTTGATCTAAATTCAATCGATATAATTCATCACTTGAACTAccaacaatcaaatcacAATTAATTGGATTATATGTCAAACATCGACCAAATTTAGGTATTCTAGTACGATAATGTAATCCACCAGCAGTTTGAAATTCAATACTTCTATCACATTGTAAATGAACACTTTTAGTCCAATCATTActtaaaattaaaaaatcaatattttcaacaTTAGTATGACGatcaaattttaatgataaattggcAAATTCATAAACATGAATTTGTGGTTTATAAGTCCCTGTAGCCATACAATATTGTCCATCATTAGTCactttaattttatttgatgCTTCactaaattcaaaatcttgaattaattctattctattttgATATTCTAAATCTTGTTTAAGGGCTCGTCTACGTTTCTTGTCTATCCAATCAGGTAATGATCGAGAAACATTGGTACCAGAAACTTGATATACTGATACGTTCCCTGcagttgttgattttaataCCATATTCAATGGAAATGTGTctaattaaaaataaataacttggtataattgatatataAAAAACTGTAGGTTGACAGGTATGAAATTGGTTAATAGAGTAGTTAAAgaatatgatgatgattaagttgtaaatttttttttttttttccttacTTACTTCAAGTCTAAAGAGATGAGCATTAGAAGTTTCGAATTTTATTTTACCAGAACCAGaacatttcttttttgtgtCAAAAGTAGAATATTGTACGCTCTTGTATTCAATGATTCAACAATATACATGTTCTGATTCTACGAATCAAAATTCCCAGTATCCATAACTATAAATATCAGTAACATTGTTTTGACTCACGTACATTTTTGTACCTTGTGTATGTTTGATTACTTTATTTCCTATTTACTTGCCTCGCATGGTGTTTGAACTAGTATTGGTGAAATTATTGTGAATAGGAAAAACATTCGACATGTTAAacttattataattatctccagaataaagaaatttataatcatcaaGGTGTATCTGGAATAATGGTGTGTTTTCAACATCTACTTGCCCATGctgttgatattgatttgaattacTATCTTGACgttttgaattatttttattactattatcattccattgatgatttggtttgaaagtttcaatgaaaaattttaaaccgctattgattaaatcatcttttaaataatcGGGTTTTTCTTTATCGCATTTATTTTGCTTATTGTTTTGCGTAATACTGTGATGAGataattgatattcaaataactcaataaacaattcaatataACGTAAATCCGTATAACAAATGTCattgattatattaattaaacaaatccaaattttattcttgggtaatgatttataatttaaatttagaattttattaaagatctggaaaatcaaatctgATTGGTATTGTTTTGCTAATTGAGTTTCACCATTGGCTGTTGAAGAAGTTTTcgtttttttgttgaaattattaatcaacaataatggGGCGATCAAACTAACCataaataattcaagatatgataaaattattttctcCTGCAATAGATACGATAAGGatttttgatcaatatcTTCAGTCTTATCAGCGATAATAACGagttgttgattattaatatattcaattgatttgcATTCATCAAgcattaatttatcaatcaaagTTAATATCTGGAATTGAATCATAATCAAACTTTGAGAACAATCATTCTGTTCAATCATTGTGAATATTCTATCTAATGAGGCTGATGACGGTGACTTATTACTGTCATTAAATTCACTCTTGAtaacaaaatcatttgatttagaCAATGGTGGTAATTGAAACGATTTAAAATGTTGAACAACACAATCAGGCAACCTATCATTAAACTTATTTTGTAATATTTGTTGggaaattataaaatttaaataatttaaactCATAATAAATGATACTTTGCAATTCAATAAGTTAAATTCAGTTATAATGTCAAATTTGCTAGAAGTTTGAATAACACCAATACATGATTGTAAtttgttaataaatttataattaaataacCAGGGCGTAACAACATTGTTAGGAGTCATTGGATAATGATCTAATATTTgcaaaataaatttgagAAAATTGTCAAGATTCCattcttgtaaatcatTAGAGTTGGGTAAATTTTTCTGAAAATAATAGGAAATCAAAGTTGAATCTGTCAGTTTTAAGTATTCCATTATTTTGATAGTGTTGGTGGGTTGATTAAGTgtatttttccaatttttaaacaataaactAACCCAAATTTTACCATCTGGGTAGTCATTCATTAACAGCAACACTTTGTTGACATTTTTCATATCATTACTATaccaattttcaataatagaTTGAAATTGGAAGATGACCCTATTAATAAACACAACAAAACTTGTGTAAAATTTCAAGTATTCattagttttattattgatgtcGGTgtcaaaattgaatatcaTAAAATAATCAGTATAATTCAAAACAACTTCAGATTGATGAATATGATTCATTTGGCAAAACTGATTATATGGCAACGAAGCAAATACTGTCAATAAAACATCCAAATTTAACAACGAACGGTGATGGAGATAATACCATATCAATCGTGCTAGGATGTATATTAACTCAGTGGCGTCTTTCTGTCCGTAATTagaatttatatttataaacttTAACAATGGAGTTATCAAATCGATTGGtgattcattattattgatcGCATTTTCATCCTCAGCAACTTTAATAGTACTACCATGGTTCGATAATGTTGTTAACATTTTGTAATACAATTtaacaaattcatcatACGATGTTTTATCAAGAgtatcaattgaagataaATGTTCAGATAATTGAAGTAATAACTTTTTTGGTGATAAATGTGTTGTCATTATAAGTTCATATATAGTCTGATCCCCAGTCTGATACTGTTAACCTATGTTGAATGTTGTTGAGAGGGACGAAACTAAAAACAGGGAATCAAAGAGAAGGATAGATGAAAATTTTGAGTTAATCTTGtttgaatatttataaGGATAGTTTTATGTGTGTATATGTGTTGTCTGTGTGTATTTCTTCAACTCCTTTTGCAACCAAccacatcatcatcaatttttgataattatcGTGTATTAGTGTCGATAAAATGTCTCCCATTAATATTACGCTTTAACATATTGCAATACTCTAAAGAAACCGATAACGTCTGGTTTATATTTAACGAGGTTCATTTAAATGGTTCATTGTATAGGTTGAATGAATCCCAGTAATTACTTTCCTCTTGCAATGCAGCTAGTTAAGTATATGTAACTTGTTATTCTATCAAGCATAAAGTCTTACAATGCTGAGCCCAATTTATAGTATATCCTGAGCATTACCCCATAACAGGTAAATCCTCGGTCCCACCTTCTTCAATAATTAGTAGCGGTTCTTATTTCTATGATGATATCGATTGTATGTAATATTATGTACATATTGCAGGATTTGAACAAAACAAAGATGTTTCAAGACAATAAGAACAATGAGTTGTGTTATTGTTTCTAGCCCTGTGGTTATTATGAGATACATTGAAGAAACCTTTTACATTTGACACCAACGCAAATCAGCAATATTAGAGTGTGGTAAACAATAATAGCATTTCCTCGTtacaataaaacaatacaTGCAAACAATTACAAACTATTGAAGATAACAGAttacaaaagaaatcattgatcaggacagcaacaacaatccTAAGCCGAATTTAATGTTTAAACCCACTGTTTGTTAATGGAGCAATATACGCCACAGTATATAAACTTTctgtgtgtatgtgtatgtgtatTGGTCATGCTTTATCAAGAGTGGTAACGGTAACCAtaatacatacatacacaATAGGAAACCCACATTTAATCTATagtacaaaaaaaaacagagaTGAAAAGTCGGGGTGAGAAAGTTGATTAAACTTCTCGTAAAGGATTcttaaacaattgatttttttttttgattttagtGTGTTTCATTAAACTTGTATTCATGTTAAGAGTGTTAAAGACTAAATCTATAACCccactaccaccacaacaTTTGCCACCACCTTCACCACCCACAAATCACTAAAGTTCATAGATTAACAGTTTAAAACAAAGAATGCAGAAAATGATTATGCATAAACTAAACAATAATAGTGGAGGAGTAATTTGTTAAACAATAAGTTTTTAAAAATCTAATTA
This sequence is a window from Candida dubliniensis CD36 chromosome 7, complete sequence. Protein-coding genes within it:
- a CDS encoding pre-mRNA-splicing factor, putative (Similar to S. cerevisiae ISY1); this translates as MSRNKEKAQSSLNRFYQSQSSSVSINYHYHQRPKNIHSVTQLSQAEGWRRSIIGEISNKLTEINDFEILDDKIREINDQLNELFNEKRRWEYHIRDKLHGNDYIRHTGKTGNDLINTGIRVNNSDKGKYYRYFGRAKELSEVKSLIEENKKNRKTHKHNDNDDMDRGKRRRKVGQSKSSDNLIEMNYYGFYDEEEEKYSDEDTVQLVNPLVSYEEKRCKELNDTEIQQEELEKSQQIQMSFIDIPTNEIVTKWLVNKRREQLLNKFR
- a CDS encoding nucleolar protein, putative (Similar to S. cerevisiae ENP2), whose amino-acid sequence is MVLKSTTAGNVSVYQVSGTNVSRSLPDWIDKKRRRALKQDLEYQNRIELIQDFEFSEASNKIKVTNDGQYCMATGTYKPQIHVYEFANLSLKFDRHTNVENIDFLILSNDWTKSVHLQCDRSIEFQTAGGLHYRTRIPKFGRCLTYNPINCDLIVGSSSDELYRLNLDQGRFLSPLKLDMIDDSVDNGCNAVDINSVHGLISAGLDDGTVEFWDPRSKQRAGKMFVSDQLINSIGTEQSSCGITSLAFRPQDALNFACGTSTGQTLLYDLRASQPYQVKDQGYGYDIKKIIWCQDSLKPEMILTSDKRIVKIWDHTNGKSFASMEPTVDINDICHIPQSGMFFMANEGMPMHTYYIPNLGPAPNWCSFLDNVTEELEEKPSDSIYSNYKFITRDEVVKLNLTHLIGSKVLRSYMHGFFINTELYDKVNLISNPNSIYDQRKREIANKINEERKSRILTSSNGNDLPTKIKVNKELVNKLQTKFAENGTGDSNAGGATDYVESIVNDDRFREMFENPDFQIDEESHEYKQLNPVKSTKDITTTSISNNNGTTNSRGRGLTAAEESDEERLNMKHSHHIGLDSEDEDEESDSDSEDQSEDETKAAETRERVGKELNKIRKSKQQQQQDSKKFQNEMKILSEQSSSTSLTNTDKASVSFGSQVNKLNKISKQNKHNNGISNAKDARLRRHARGEAELTFVPQKSKSKSTKQKFNNNGHSDDENSDSWKSKDGGRTKQRYEGRRMASKNKFRGM